One Aegilops tauschii subsp. strangulata cultivar AL8/78 chromosome 7, Aet v6.0, whole genome shotgun sequence genomic window carries:
- the LOC109755569 gene encoding protein TAPETUM DETERMINANT 1, with the protein MASQAFVFLALLLLLCSATQGDELGADAAGRAPCRAADLVVRQSATGRVVEGKPEYAVEVTNRCRCAQSRVLLRCYGLSSVEAVDPRAIRPVNGERCLLRGGRQIQSGAPVRFKYAWMTPFDFPLVSSQAHC; encoded by the exons ATGGCGAGCCAAGCTTTCGTGTtcctcgcgctgctgctgctcctctgCAGCGCCACCCAAG GCGACGAGCTGGGAGCAGATGCGGCTGGCCGGGCGCCGTGCCGGGCGGCGGACCTGGTGGTGAGGCAGTCTGCGACGGGGCGGGTCGTGGAGGGGAAGCCGGAGTACGCGGTGGAGGTGACCAACCGCTGCCGGTGCGCGCAGTCCAGGGTGCTGCTCCGCTGCTACGGCCTCAGCAGCGTCGAGGCCGTGGACCCACGGGCGATCCGGCCGGTCAACGGCGAGCGCTGCCTGCTCAGGGGCGGCCGGCAGATCCAGAGCGGCGCACCCGTGCGGTTCAAGTACGCCTGGATGACGCCGTTCGACTTCCCTCTGGTCAGCTCGCAGGCCCACTGCTAG